The DNA region ATGATGGCCTGCTAGAAAACACCAAGTCGTGTGTCTTCAAGGCCTCCTTAGCAATTGCTGCAGAAGAAATCACAACAGATTCCCTGGAACCAAGTTTCATACGCATCAGGGAACCATACTTTTTTGAAAGTTTCCACAAGAAAACATGAAGCTCTGCACTATCAAATTGGTGCAAGTTCCCAATGATTGGAAGCCCCATAGGGCCAGGTGGAGAACTTGGGGACTTTCTAATAATATGCATGCAACTGGGAAGAATATAATGATAAATGAAAATAAGAGCAATAGGTAGAAAAACGAGTAGTAACGCCATTTTTGTTTCAAACCCTAAAGGAGTTGAGCTAAGATATTTGTCAATTAGATAAGAGGCTAGTGATGAAGACCCAAACTAGCTACACCAAGAGAAATGTGAAAGGAAAGttgaaaatgacacttttgtttATATCTTTTTGTTCTTATTTACGTGAATGAATAGCATTTTGATTTGTGCATTGAATTTCTGTCacgtatgtatgtacatatataccaGAGGAGAAGATTAATCAAAGAAGAACAAGTTCTACTCGTTTTACGTGCATCTCAAAAATAACGTTCTAAATCAAAAGCACATGCtgattattatttgttaaagaaaaaaattctggacagcttCACTTTGGTTAGCTTTAATTAGGATGACACTCAAGTCAAGACCTTAACTTCACCACAAAAGCTAAATGATGAGTGGAGGTTTGGCTCCAACTTAAGccgtcgttataccgtggaccatatggtccacaatgcattgtggactatgagtcatggttgatactgcagttgtgttgaactgatactgtcgtggaacatggtccacaatgcattgtggactatgaGTCATGGTTGGTACTGCAGTTGACTGATACtgccgtggaccatggtctacaatgcattgtggactatgaGTCATGGTTggtactgtagttgtgttgaaagggaattgcaattgcgcggaacaaaggtcgtgtcatccatctggaactgcaattgcgcgAAACAAAggtcgtgtcatccatctggactgcaattgcgcggaacaaaggtcgtgtcatccatctggaactgcaattgcgcggaacaaaggtcgtgtcatccatctggaactgcaattgcgcggaacaaaggtcgtgtcatccatctggactgcaattgcgcggaacaaaggtcgtgtcatccatctggaactgcaattgcgcggaacaaaggtcgtgtcatccatctggaactgcaattgcgcggaacaaaggtcgtgtcatccatctggaactgcagttgtattaaacagcaattgcgcggaacaaaggtcgtgtcatccatctggaactgcaattgcgcggaacaaaggtcgtgtcatccatctggaactgcaattgcgcggaacaaaggtcgtgtcatccatctggaactgcagttgtattaAACAGCAATTGCGCGGAACAAAGGTCGTgccatccatctggaactgcaattgcgcggaacaAAGGTCGTGTCGTgccatccatctggaactgcaattgcgcggaacaaaggtcgtgtcatccatctggactgcaattgcgcggaacaaaggtcgtggactgcaattgcgcggaacaaaggtcgtgtcatccatctggaactacAGTTGTATTGCCGTCTGGactgcaattgcgcggaacaaaggtcgtgtcatccatctggaactacAGTTGTATTAAACGGCAATTGCGCGACAATTGCACGAACCTGCAGTTGTGCCATCCATCTAGAACTGCATTGCctgcaattgcgcggaacaaaggtcgtgtcatccatctggaactacAGTTGTATTAAACGGCAATTGCGCGAACGTCGGCAATTGCTATTAAAcgtcgtgtcatccatctggatcTACAACGGATGCAACTCTGGAACATCTGAATCTACAGTTGTATtaaacggatgaacgacctctgctccgtgcaactgcagtttcctttcaacacaactgtagtatcagttatgatcatggtccacaatataatttgcacaacttaagtaccactccacaatctcttgtggagtcgatgtgggatcgtataataataactaattaGAACTCGTGTTTCACGCGAAATAATCAATGCCCAATGCGCAAAATCGAAAATCAAAAATCGTGTTTTGCGCGAAATGTCATTCTCAAcgataaattaatttgttctaattttcaaaatgatataaaaaaaatataaattttaattatcaatATGATACAATTATAATTCCAACACATGATAAagacaatttaaaatttaatagtacattattatatataaaaaattgtataaattgCATTAAACAATCAATTATTTAGGTCCAAAAGATAACAATCCATTTTGTCTAAAATTTGTGAGGGAGAATGGATGAAGAAGAAGTCATCATTTCCCAAACCTTCTCTAGTTATGTTCAAATAACTTTTCTTGGAGTACACTTGTCTTAGTCTTTAATGTTGCATCATCAAACTTTAAATTTAGATCTTTTAGCAACATTCTTATTTCTAACTCCTTTACAACCTTTCTTGCCTCAACTACCTCTTCGATTTTGCCCAattcctacctaataatttgtTAATATTCTTTCAATAAATGCATATATGAACCTTTTTGGACAATGTTTCCAAGCTCATTAGTCTCCGATAAGGCCATCGAAAAATTCCAACTTCTCTGTACCTTCTCTTAAACGATGTTTCCCCAATCTTTAGCTCATTAGTAGCTTCACACAATGGCAGATGTAAAAAACTTAATCATTTCCCTACTCAAATAACAATGTTTTTTCTTTACCCTTTCTTATCTATACATactatgttttgtttttataaataaaattccTCAACCATTGAACCATTCAGCCCTTCGAAGTATTTTTCAAAATCCCAGAAAGAGTCAAATTAGTGTTCATATTGAGAAGGCAAGAGAGATTAAGAAGAAACAAACAATATGTCTGATACAAGGATGATTCTAAAATGTTGACATAGATATATAAGCCTTAAAAATAGGTGAatatgaggaagaaaaaaaacagtGATGGTTGTTAAAGTCGTAAAGTGTACAGTAACAAATTTTGTCTTCAttgttaaacaaaaataaaaataaataagaggtTGCCTGGCCTCGTTTATAGAATGTGTTATGCATGCGACCTCGATCCAGTGTCAACCGAAGTACATCATTGGAACTATAAGGCAATTACCTTACCACCCTCAAAAGCGCGTCGCAAAAGTCATAGAGAACAACAACAAATGAGTAGGTGTCAATATGAAACAGACTACGTTGTCAGGAAAAAAACCCATAGTAGGGCGcttgtattttttttgctttaagATATGTTAATTTCAATGTTGTGTTTTTTAATTGAgtgaattctattttttatcatAGGTGACTATCCACTTttatccttttttattagaacatcctcatctggtcatagtattattgtggcatgaccaattttagtacTCCAGCAACATAATCTTTGAAATATCGTTatatacaaagacatttcaatttttttttataccaagtatgttgaaccgctatattttttatgtttatttttttgaaaacattcataactGAAGACCAAAATGTCCTTGTTTTTAATGATATCTAaattgatttgttgataaaagatcaaaaatggtcatgccacaataatactagaaccaaaagttgatgttttaattaaaaaaaaaaaagactaaaagtaaattgtcacatataaatctaggactataaattgaattttttttttttgaaaataaacgaGGACGAAAATCCATTAATGAATCAATAATTCAGAAATACAACCGGCGGAAAAGAAAACCACGAACCGAGGCCAGACGATGAACCAGTTGCCCGTGCAAGCACGTGAGCCACCTGATTCGCTAACCTCTTGACATGGCTATTgaattaactatttttaatCTAGGACTATAAATTGAATTAattgttctaaaaaaaattgaattaactatttttaattcaatcaCTATAAATGCAATTCACATTACTATCATCTTTTactattgaattaaaaatattataaattattttattattaaaacattaaGTTTATTGttaaattaacaatattataaattatgataTTAAATTCTgtcatataattaaattattaaacatcTACTTTTATTATACGctgaataattaattatctcatttaataattaaaaaactcATCTCCTGTGTGTCTGTCATTTCATTTAAAATACCTAAGCTCCTCATTACAACATACTACGCAGACATACGCCAACACAACATACGCCTAACATGCACTACATTTCAGAATGAGAAGCAAGCAAAACGGTAAGCTTATCAGTACTTTCTTTATTGTTGTCCACATTTTCATGTCCAATTCATTTCTTTTGTGGGCAAAGTAAGCTATCCGTTGCTTATAACTACTACTCTTTCTTCTCCCTTTCActcttattttcatttattttatcattACATTTTTCCTACTTCTCCATCTGGTCCTCCGCGGCTTGGGAACTTGCATCAATTTGATAGTAGGAAACTTGGTTAGTTGCAGATAAATGggtcatatattatttaattgattgagtgatacttttgtactaatcttataatcaaataatggtaaactttcaaatattagaaatgtttataatttcatctttaattttattatctaaatatataataaaaaatttcatttgtaCATCGCACGTGTATTGTACATGCATAGCACGTGCATCGCACgcgtaattggacaattatttgctcgaattcaagcaaggataatatcaaaaaacataatataatctATCTAACTCATTTCATCAATTGCcctatataattaatattcgttgttataatttatataattgtatttcgATCCAATTACTTTGAATTTACGATTAACACAACTTTAATGTGATCCCAAGTGAGATTGACAAAAGATGAGTTCTCCTCCATCAAACCCAGTAAACTATCAATTATATCACCATCCATCGATTTTGGCCTATTTGGATGTAGATGCTtaacatatacttttttttttttttttttcaaaatataacatAAAATGTACATGATAACACATACAAAAATATCGTTGTATATCTTTTTTAcatatatcaattaatttactcaactaattttatcaaataattttaacCACACTTATATAATTTAACAGTTATCATCTGCAAATTTAACGTTTAGCTTTATAGGGAAACTTTCCACATGCTAATCATTTTAGAATTACGTATTACTGTGAGaaaattataaaactaaaaatatatatttaataaaaaatttcttcaaaatataAGATAAAAGATACACCTtaacatataaaaatttatcatttcaTATCTGTCTACATATATCAATTACTcaactaattttatcaattatttcTAACCACAAATCCAGTcatataatttatcaaatttcatttatttatcattACATTTTTCCTGCTTCTCCATTTGGTCCCCCGGGATGTCCAATCATTGGGAACTTGCATCAATTTGATAGTGCAGAGCTTCATGCATGTCTTCTTGTggaaactttttaaaaagtatgGTTCCCTAATGCGCATGAAACTTGATTAATTGCAAGCAAGCAAagcaagtcatatattatttaattaattgagtaatacttttgcactaatcttataatcaaataattctacacttttaaacattagaaatgtttataattcatctttaattttattatctaaatatataataaagcaTTTCATATGTGCATCGCACGCGCATCGTACTTGCATAGCACGTTCATCGCATGCGCGTCGTACATGCATAACACGCTTGGTAGTGTTTATATTGAAGACAAAGTGAATTATATAGGTATTTAGATATGATTGATGCCCTTTCGTTAGTGAATGTAAGAATATTTatatcgatatacaattatataaattataacaaaaaatattatatagtgcaattgttGAAATGTGTTGGATCGATTACATTATCTGATTTTATCATTACGAGCAAATAATTATCCAATTATCCTGCAATgtacggataaattttttttattatatatttatataataaaattaaagaaattataataattattagattttaCATAATAATAGCTTGGGAGGTAGTTTGGGTAGAAAGTTACAAAtgtaggattttgtttttatttgtaataGAGATATTACCTTGAAATTTAACACAAACTAAACCATTTTGGCAAAGCTATAAAAGTAAAACATATTGTTTGATTACAACCGGACCGAATTAAAGCACAagtgaaatattatattacacaCACAGTACATTTATAAAATGCATAATGAACCTGAAAGCTTATTAACAACAAACTTTTGCATAGTAACTTCATATTTGACTATTTGTAGATTCCATATAGCTGATCTAGATCTGAGCACTTTTAGCAAAAAGGCAGAGATGGTTCTTCTTATACATAGCAAGTCCAGGCAAAGATTCGATGTCAATGTCTTCTTTCTTCATCCCAGAAGGCAGTTCCCAATCAAATGAATAAAGAAGATTAGCAAGTGCAAGCTCTGCTACTACAAGCCCTAATGTCATTCCGGGACACATTCTTCGACCCGCCCCAAATGGAATAAATTCAAAGTTTTGTCCTTTGTAATCGATGTTGCAATCAAGAAATCTCTCTGGATAAAACTCTTCTGGGTCTTCCCAGTGCTCGGGGTCCCTAGCAATGGCCCAAGCATTTATAATGACAATCGTTTTTGGCTTGATTTCATACTCCTCAATCGTGCATTTGGAAATGATTTCTCTGTTAAGTAAGAGCGGGACCGATGGGTACAATCTCAAAGTTTCTTTTATGACTGCCCTGAAATATGGTAGTTGTTTAATGTCGTCTTCATCTACTTTTCCTTTCTCCCCTATTAACTCTCTGATTTCTTGTTGGACTTTATCCATCACCCTCCGATCTTTCATTAGAGCTGTCATAGCCCAGATTATTACAACTGCACTTGTTTCCGTCCCACCAATGAAAACATTCtgaatattattcaaaataaacaattaaaaaactaaattaaggataaatttgaaatgaaaaaaaaaaatacaaaactaacctaatttaataaaatacgTAGATCAGATCAAGGAAGGGAAATAAAGTTTGAATTTACCATTAACACAGCTTTGATGTGATCCCAAGTGAGTTTGACCAAAGATGAATTCTCCTCCATCAAACCCagtaaaatatcaattatatcACCATCCATTGATTTTGGCCTATTTGGATGTAGATGCTTATCAATGAGTTCTTGATAAAAGGAATCCAGCCCCTTGAAAACTCTCTCTAGTCTTGCCACCTTTCCAGTGAATTTATCAATCATCCAACCAAACGATGGGAAAAAATCAGCAACTAACGACCCTCCCGGGAACATTGCCTGAGCTTCATTCATAAGTTTGTGGAACCTCCTCTTTTCCTGCCCTTCCTCGTCGTACCTTAACCCAAAAGCGGACCTACAAGTTATGGTGCTGGTTAGAGACATGGCTATCTCGCTTAAATCTATTTGTTGGTAAGACAAGGCAAGTTTCGAAATTCGGTTGATCATTAGAGAAACTTCATCTTCACGGATTGGCTGGAACTCCTTCACTCTCTTGAGGCTAAAGAGATGAAGAACAGAAATCTTTTTCATCTCTCTCCAGTATTCACCATAAGGCGAAAACCCGATATCCAGGCCATTGTAGGACAACTTTTGCTGGCCTATGAATGATGGCCTGCTGGAAAACGCCAAGTCGTGTGTTTTGAAAGCCTCCTTAGCCATTGTTGCTGAAGAAATCACAACAACTTCTCTGAAACCAAGTTTCATGCACATAAGGGAACCATACTTTTTTGAAAGTTTCCACAGAAAAACATGAAGCTCTGCAGTATCAAATTGGTGCAAGTTCCCAATGATTGGAAGTCCCGGAGGACCAGGTGGAGAACTTGGTGACTTGCTAATAAGATGCATGCAAGTgggaagaatataataataaatgaaaataagagCAATAGGCAGAAAAACAAGTAGTAAGGCCATTTTTGTTTCAAACCCTAAAGGAGTTGAGCTAAGATATTCGGCAACTAGTTAAGGGGCTAGCGATGAAGACCCAAACTATCTACACACTTTAATTTATACTACTCCAAGAGAAATGttaaagaaaagttgaaaaTGACACCGAAGAACAAGTTCTACTAGTTTCACGTGCATCTTAAAAATAAGATTCCAAACTCTTCTCAATTCCCTATGGTAGGACACTCAAGCCAAGActctaactccaccacaaaagctatCTCATGAGTGGAAGTTTGGCCCCCAACTTAAGTAtcactccacaatctcttgtggagccgatgtggaatgtataataataactaGTTAGAACTTGTGTTTCGCGCGACTTAATCAATTCCCAATGTGCAAAAtcgaaaataaaaaatctcatgAGTTTTGCATAAAACGTCATTCTCAATGATAAATTAATTTgctctaatttttaaatgatataaaaaaatataaattttaattatcaatataatacaattataattcCAACACATGATAAAgaccaattaaaatttaatagtacattattactttaaaaaaaaaagttgcataAATGGCATTAAACAATGATCAATTATTTACGTCCAAAAGTCCATTTCGTCTAAAATTTGTGAGGGAGAATGAATGAAGAAGTCATTATTTCCTaccaaggcaaaaacttgtgtgagaccgcctCACCGTGGGacgggtcggatcaagatgaaaatgtaatatttatacacacaaatgtcatacttatacacactaattaggaataaaatttttattaattataagagtaaatgtaatacttttaagggaaaatacaatacttttacatttcgatttaaaagtattatattttcccttataagtaagggacacttgtcacattacttgttatggaaaatgtaatactattttttttataagtaacaaaaattattttcctgattggtattatatttgagcatataagtatgacatttgcacttataagtatgacatttgcatgttgtttcGACCCAACTCTACTCACTAATAAGGATCGGTGAGACAGTCTCGCACAAGTGTAACCCTTTTCCCGAATCTTCTCTAGTTCTGTTCAAATAACTCAATGTAGTCGCTACGATAAAGACTTGGACAATTTATGTTTTTGGTAAGGGATGAAGAATAAGGTTATGTTGTTCTGCCATTTTACTAAAAGAAACTGAGAAGAAACAAACAATATGTCTGATACAAGGATGATTCTAAAATGTTGACATAGATATATAAGCCTTAAAAATAGGTGAacatgaggaaaaaaaaatatagtgatGATTGTTAAAGTCGTAAAGTGTACAGTAACAAATtttgtcatcatttttttttcttaaagtaAATAAGAGGTTGTTTGGCATCGTTTAGTTTTCAAAGTGAGCAAcagtgtttatatatatatttttatcaaaagtaaTAATGCGTATAGAAATATCTTGAGCCTTGAGAAATTAACCAGCAATGTTCAGGTACCTTTTTCATcatctatttttttctttccaaattTTACCCATGTAACTAACTGAGCTGCTCATGTCAGCTTCATCTAATTGAATactattaaaagaatttaactAACTTGGTTGGCGTGTGAGTGACCGTgcactcttgtcccttaagagaggtAGGGAGTTCGAACCCCCTCCCGTATGGAGAAACCAATCTGACAGGCAATGCAAGAAAGAAATTcgataaattaaaaatacttccAAGACTTTTTTTGAGTTGAATTTTTTCTTCTGAAAGTCATATTCTTGTTGAACTTGATATTTGGAAGAGTTAGTCTCAAAATTCATTACCAATTTCatctagaaaattcgaaaatTACTGCCCAGAAAGTTTCTGTCACAGTGACgaaaataaattgagaaaaaatacTTCTTAGCCTTTTTTcccatgattttttttcttcaagtCGTACTCTTATTAAAAAACATTGGTCAATTTCAGGTTGTTTTTGCCAATTGTTATTTCTAGTGTCATCTGAATTCTTTTTAAGGACAAATAAGAAAATTAAGCACactttgtaaaataaaaatagcacAATGTACAATTAATTACAACACAAAATTACACCaacacttttttcttttactattATACCCCTAACTACATTGACTTTAATAATAAGTTATTAGAAATGAGAATACtaaaatttttcttcttctttcaatACGAAAGGAATGGATGAAGAGATGGAAGAAGTGAAAATATATTCCCAGATGAGGAAGAAatacgcgcgcacacacacataatatatatatatatatatatatatatatatatatatatatatatattcttcctcATCATCAACATCAGCAATTCAACATCATCTTCCTATTGTTttaccccccaaaaaaaaacatcattttcttcttcttattatactATTactatttctccaattttttcaatctttaattgggcaatttatatcgtggaccaattTATatccaaaatgacgtcgttttgattattttaattaacggTTTTTTCCTTTCTCGTTCGGTCttaacttataagatgagttctgtgCATTCTGTTGtggcattctgtgtattctagtatgtaattctatacattattgattttcaataccatacctcatggaacataagagataatacttaggaTTATATTTTGTGTATCCTTTTCactgattctgtgtattctagtatgtaattctgtacattattgatttccaatacCATACTTCATGAAACAACAGAGATAATACTTAGGGTAATATCATGTGTATTTTATtcataaattctgtgtattctagtatatgattttgtgtattatggtatataattttgtacattattgatttcgagTATCATGAACTAGTAATGCTAATACTTAGACTATTGAttgtgtgtattctattgaataatatgtgtattcttttatatacttCTGTACATTAatgctctattttttttaaacttaatgtTATTGCGGTATTGAAAACCAATAATGCACCGAATTTTGGTATTGAAATTAATAATGTACGGAACTAtataatagaatacacataaacactcaatagaatacacagaattacacATAACGAGAATTGAACAGACAGAACGAATCCGTCCCACGTCAACTCTCCACTACTTAActaaacgacatcattttggaccaaggtccacagtACATtttggaccctggtccacgatataacgattgcttTAATTGTGGGGACGTATGCcccccactatatatatatatatataatttccttttgtcttttccttcttttcttttaaaaaaacttcttttgcttttttttttctatatttaattgTGGGGACGTGTGTCCTCcactatatttataaaaaaaaatttccatttgtcctttcctctttttttttttttatttttttaattttttttgagtactactgactctgttacaatgtagtatctgttcatagctactttctcaacctaatgaaacacaaagagtcaacagttgcctccactgaggctcgaacccactcccataattcatatgggagtgttaaccgggacaccggatgccactagaccacaaggtaacaaattttactgtggattgCGGTCCACCAAGCATTGTAGTCCAAgtgacaaaacgacgtcgttttaattaatgaaaacaaatggaTGAAACTGTCTCCTTTCCGcccaactgcagttccctttcaatacaactgcagtattagttcaacacaacaGCAGTTCTAGACGGATGAAATGGCCTCggacaactgcaatatcagttcaacacaactgcagtatgaGTTCAATAcaattgtagtatcagttcaacgcaactgcactatcagttcaacacaactgcagttctagACGGATGAAACGCCTCgtacaactgcaatatcagttcaacacaattgtagtatgaGTTCAATACAACTGTGGTATCAGTTCACCACAACTGCAGTACGTATcaattcaatacaactgcagtactacttattaaaacgacgtcgttttgtgattttagtccacaatacattgtgtATCGCGGTGCACAGTATAAGAACCGGATAACTGGGCAATTGTGAGACAACAATCAAAGTTGATTATATCTATAGAATTACCAGCGCTCCTTAAAACTAAACggcatgtttaatttaatttgagagAAATTGTTtggaaaaatttaaaagaataaggataaattaggaaattatCTAaacatctaaaaacataataagtctcaatcaaggttatatccttgatttatgtccttctttttggatgctaataaatgtgtacattttactttaaatgttgtacacttcaatgttattagacaaaattgtccctactacattcttgttatacaaaactacccttacaccgttataacaccgttagttttaactccatcattattaccctacacctatgtctatcatatctttttcctattctttaattgtcattttattataattattaatttctatttaatggttgattatattttaattaaatttctatgaatggtaaaatCATATacgtgtgtataaaatacatatattatttgtgtatatataatttgaattatacattttaattattttttttattaatattgtaatattgggcataagttttcgcgcatcgcgcgtacaaaatactagttgtacaatagaaagaaaacaaattacaaTCCTTTATAAGACACATTACACCAACacatttaaaaagaaaacaaattaaagtacaatCCTTTATAAGACACATTACatcaacatattttttaaatttaatttgaaattgttaGGAAAAATTTCAAAGAGTGAGGGTAAATTAGAAAATTATCTGAACATTTAACAATAgaaagaacacaaagtacaatccTTTATAACACACATTACACCAACACATTTTTTGTTTCCGTTATATCCTTACTATACCTTCCGTTAAAACAAGCAGacatgtatttttaatttttttaattaatttttttaaaaaaaaggaagcatgcatttaatttttttatttttaacattattattattaaaaaattattttaaaatgccaattcaccatccacatatgcaggtaacctgatgaaatgaaaggtaacctgctatctggtgaaattgtatatatttggagtgttcagtggcttaattgcactttattttcgttcagtggcctaattgcattttcaggttacgttcagtggctaatttcaaccttattccaattttaaatttgtttttaagtcCGTTGAAAACTACTCCGGCTTTCATATTGacaaactataaattttagtcaCAAAATCAATTCTGTGAACTATAGTGAGTGCTGCAATACTTGTGTGCAATCTGTTTGTCTCATGAACACTATTATATTGAAAACAATAAGATTAACTTACAACATGAATTTTTATTCTTAGAATTATTATCCatatctttttatttgttttatttctattagAATAATTTAGAA from Ipomoea triloba cultivar NCNSP0323 chromosome 6, ASM357664v1 includes:
- the LOC116023072 gene encoding cytochrome P450 83B1-like, whose protein sequence is MALLLVFLPIALIFIYYYILPTCMHLISKSPSSPPGPPGLPIIGNLHQFDTAELHVFLWKLSKKYGSLMCMKLGFREVVVISSATMAKEAFKTHDLAFSSRPSFIGQQKLSYNGLDIGFSPYGEYWREMKKISVLHLFSLKRVKEFQPIREDEVSLMINRISKLALSYQQIDLSEIAMSLTSTITCRSAFGLRYDEEGQEKRRFHKLMNEAQAMFPGGSLVADFFPSFGWMIDKFTGKVARLERVFKGLDSFYQELIDKHLHPNRPKSMDGDIIDILLGLMEENSSLVKLTWDHIKAVLMNVFIGGTETSAVVIIWAMTALMKDRRVMDKVQQEIRELIGEKGKVDEDDIKQLPYFRAVIKETLRLYPSVPLLLNREIISKCTIEEYEIKPKTIVIINAWAIARDPEHWEDPEEFYPERFLDCNIDYKGQNFEFIPFGAGRRMCPGMTLGLVVAELALANLLYSFDWELPSGMKKEDIDIESLPGLAMYKKNHLCLFAKSAQI